The genomic DNA AATCTCCGACTTGGGACGGGGTCTTGTTTCAGTGCGTTTCGTCAAAGACGGTTGATGGAGGTCGTAGAAATTGCGTTGTTCTTGTGGTCCATAGCCTCTTGGGGTGTACAGAGAGACTTCGTCGTGTAACGTTCGCCGTTTGTCTTGCGACCGTCGGGGTGCAGGTTGTTCGAACGAAGACCGTGCTGTATACTGTGTCCAAACGGGCGATGGCAAACTATCACTTGGGCTCCGGTTCTCTTTATTATTGGGACCGTCCTTGGAGGAGGCGGTGGAATTCTTGCGGCCCCGCTGAGAACGTTTCAGGATAGCCGTTAGGCTGTTGGCGGACTTGGCCTTTTTGGGCTTCCACTCCTGTGATTCCTCGTCCGCCAAGTCCTCTGTTTTATTGTCCTTTCGCTCCATGTAGCTAATCAGCGATTTTAGCGAGACGGCACTCTTTGTCTTCTTGTGCAGACCAATCCCGCCAGACTTGGTGGGCGACTTGGGAGGCCCGTCGCCCGCGTCACGGTTGGCCGTTATTTCAGTCAATGGCTGCTGGTAGTGCTGATTCTGCCCATCGATTGATGATTCGAAAGAGTTGTTGAGGGGCTTGCTTCGATTCAAGGGCTTGGGGGCGATCGTCTCATCTGCGGAGAGGTTTCTTTTGTGTGCTTTGGCGGATAGGATGGCTCGAATCACGGACGGTTTGGTAGGAGAACGGGGAGCGTCTTCGAAAATATTGGGGGGTTGCGTATTTGGAGCCATATCTTTTAGCCTTTGACCAGAAACTGCAGAAGCATTGTTAGTATAGAGCAGATCGATGGGCGGTTGCCGATAAGCGACATACGGTGTAGAGATGACTTCCACGACGTAGCACAGGACCCGACAataagaaggaaaaaaaaaaaaaaagatcacACAGAACCGAACAATGAGAATCAAGCAATGAATCAATCAAGAAACGCAGGAGAAGGACAAAGCTGCGCAGCAGAATAGAAGCAAAGACATCGAAAAGGAAGAACGAGTCGCGCCGGGAATAGAGTACGTAGAGAGTAAAGCGGGAGGAATGCGCCAGGGAGACCAGCGAACAACCacgaggagaaagagagaaagcaaaaaCCAGCACAATGCACGGCGAAGGATTAATTCAGAACAGAATCTGAAGCCCCTCCGAGACTTTTGAACCTTTTCATCGTCGAGTAAAGCTGAGGAGATCCGCCGGCGTTGCACGTCGCGAGTAAACACCTGTCGGTTGCCGGGGGCAACGCACCGTTTGATGGCTGGTAAAAGTGGGCGTTTTCTGCAGGATGACTGCATTTCTGTACGGATAGAGCGGAGAATTTCTCAATTGCTCCCTTAGAATGGTCTTGTTGCTGTTCTTATATGCATGCCTCTTATCTTGATTGGAATTGGTTCAGTTTTGTGTGTGGTCATGGCGTCTATCGGTGCCATGGTACTGTATTCTACTCGATCTGGTATACCGAGATTGATTGCCTCATGTTTGACCACAGGTCTTGACCTTCTTACTTCTCTTCCATGGGGTACAAGTACGAGGTATAAGCTACTGTACTAACATTAGCATAATGTGAGTTCTCACACGTGATCGGTCAGCTGTCGAGACGTCTCAATACGCCATCCTCTGTACGGAATACTTTCCTTTTAACTAGCCCGGCATATTCCATGTCTCTGACCTCAACTTGTGCTGACAGCTCACTATGCGGGGCCTATTGTCATAACCGTAATTCCCACATTGACACGTCAATATGGCCAACTGTCAGGGGCTTGTCGCTGGGCCGTTGGAGAAAGCACCATGGCATTGATGAGCTCCTTGAGTACTCCGTCAAATCTTGAATTTAGCATATGCCATTTCTGGCTGCCTTTCATCAATCTTGAGATCACCTGTGGTAACTCCTCATGATGCACACAACATGTCGGCGACATCTGTGCCCTTGATCCAACAGTAAGATGCAGTACACACCTCCTGTTGCTGGCTAGTCTGTTCAATTCTATCTTTAATCTTGATAATTCTTTCGCTGGACCAGGCTCTGTGCAAAATTTTACCAGATCAGCTCTCGATCAAACTTTGCGATGAGCACGTCTTGCATAGATCCGCAGGACACTATGGATATTGATTGTTTTCATAATTCAAAACCTCATCTAAGAGACTTGTGGTTCCAAGCCATATCTCTGCATGAGTGTCAAGCTTTTTTTTCGTATTGTATAATCTGTGCAGGTCTTCATTTCACCATATAGCTGACCAAAGTTTGCAATTAATATCTCTAGAATCACTACACATACTTTAGCCCAATTACATTTGACATAGAGAATCAAAAAGCACTCCTCGAGGTTTTACAAAGGTGCCGTAACATGCTGCTGTATACAAACTGTCGTCTCCATAGAGTACCTGCCAAGCTGCGACGCCCCTCTCAGCCCGGACTTGGCACGTTTCTTTTCTATGTTTTCCGTCACATCCTATCCTCTCTGTCTCCATATTTTTCGCTCtattgtcttcttcttcttcttcttcttcttcttcttcttcttcttcttcttcttcttcttcttcttcttcttcttcttcttctcctcataTATCTAGCTAAAAGAACCTCACAATAACCCAATTAACATGGATTGCACCGGCAGACTCAATGCTGCCGGCACTCGCCAACGATGACGCCAAAAGTACACTATGCCCGCCAAGGTTACGTTCTTGCTCATCTCTTATCTCTCTGACGATTTGTCTCCACGCCCATTCCCCATCGCAAGCACTATTTGCTCCCCaagaaaataaagaaagaaCAATTGTGTCGCTGCTGAGTTCAATTCCGACTTGGGATTAGGCATAACCGTGGGGTGCCACCCGTTCAGCAATAAATCCTCCGGAATCGGGCAGTTTCGGGCATTCTGTCCCGCAGGGTGCGCTGCGAAGCCGGTTAAGCCTGTCTGTGTCAATTCAATTCTAGCTAACGTTGAATTCCTGCATTGAAAAGACAAGTGCCTTGTTGAAGGGGAATAGAGAAAGACAGTTACCAATTTTGGCACAATGAATTGCCCCTCCAGAACCGACGAAACCCTCGAACACCCCGACTGGAACCAGAATCCGTCCCCTTTGAACCCCGACATTACCACACGCAACGACTTCAACGGCTTCGCCAACTCAAAGGTCCATAGGAAACATGCGTCTGGGGTGGGAGTTAATCCCGGGGAGGGAACAATGGTGATTGAATCCCAGCAGATTCAACAACGGAGCAAGACAGATCctgagaaagaaaaaaccACCGGCGAAGTGGTCACTGCCGCCTCTGGGACCTGTGAACAACAGCCCGAGACGGACAGCGGACCACCTCGCCGTTCTTTCTACAAGAAAATTTCCAACTTCTCCATCTCATCTTGTTTCCAAGATGTCATTCGGAGTATAGTCAAGTTTTCCCGCTTCGTGGGCCCAGGCTTTTTGGTCGCTGTGGCTTATATCGATCCGGGAAACTATTCCACCGACGTTGCTGCCGGTGCGCAGTACCAGTACGCCTTGCTCTTCATTGTTTTGGTTGCCAATCTCTTCGCCGTTTACCTGCAGTCATTGTGCGTCAAACTGGGAACAGTAACTGGGCTGAATTTAGCGGAGAATTGCAAAGAACATCTTCCAAAATGGATGGTTATCATCCTTTATATCTTCTCAGAGGCTGCCATTGTTGCTACTGATATTGCGGAGGTAAGAGAGACTAGAATCAAATTATAGCCAATTGTGTCACTTTACTGACACGCCATAGGTCATTGGATCAGCCATTGCGCTTAATCTCCTTCTCAATATCCCGTTGGTAGCAGGATGTGCAATTACACTTGCGGATGTGCTTTTCCTTCTTATATTCTACAGGCCCAATGGTGCCATGTGGGGTCTACGGTTGTTCGAACTCTTTGTCATGGCTTTGGTCCTCGGGGTCGTGGTTTGCTTTTGCATTCAACTCGCCCTGATTAAGGATCAATCTGTTGGGCACGTACTTAGAGGTTATGTGCCATCTTCTGCCGTGGTCCAGTCACAAGGGTTTGTTTTCCCCACCTCAAAACATGCGTCGAAGTAAGATTGTCGCTAACGGGATCCGAAAATAGCCTCTATCAGAGTTGTGGCATCCTCGGAGCTACGGTGATGCCGCATTCCTTGTTTCTGGGGAGCGGTGTTGTCCAAGCACGTCTGAAGGATTTTGATGTGACACAAGGTTATGTGGACGCTTCAGTCCCGTTAGGAAGCAATGGCGGAGAGGTGGAATATCGTCCCTCCTTTGCGGCAATCCGAAGCTGCATGAAGTATTCCATCATTGAACTGACTTTATCACTTTTCACATTCGCGCTTTTCGTCAACAGTGCGATTCTCATAGTCGCAGGTGCTGCGTTATACGGGAAGCCCGGAGCTGACGAGGCTGACCTTTGGGGAATTCATGATTTGCTCTCTGACTCTATCGCTCCTGCTGCAGGGTTGATTTTTGCCCTAGCCCTGCTTCTCTCCGGTATATCAGCGGGCATCGTGTGCACCATGGCCGGACAGATGGTCAGTGAAGGTATGCTGAATTGGAGCATCCGGCCCTGGCTTCGGAGGGTTATTACCCGTTCGATCAGCATCGTTCCCAGCATTATCATCGCTGCGGCAGTGGGTAAAAAAGGGTTGGATAAGACCCTGAACGCAAGTCAAGTGGTGCTAAGTGTCATTCTTCCATTTGTCACTGCGCCTTTGATCTACTTTACGTGCCGGAACCGATACATGACCGTCCCTACGGATCGAACTGTTCATGGCGAAGGTCATCCCCAGCCGGAGGGAGTGGGGATGAGAAATAATATTCTTATGTGTATCCTTGGTGTCATTATATGGCTGATCATTGCAGTCATGAACGTAGCTTTGCTGGTTCTAATCGGAATGGGCAAAGCTTCTTAAAAAACAGCGCACAAGGAAAGACAATAACCTCAGGCAAAGGCAATCGAACAACCGGAAGTATAAGACGTGCAGTCAAGCTTTGCAAAGCAATCGTGAACAAAAAGACTAGATAGAGAACCCAAACAATtcaaaggagaaaaaaaaaaaatacaacATGCCGTAACTCCATAGCCTTGCTCATAACACTTATCATAAGTTTTGTATGCGATTAACATCTTTATCATGCTGCCCCGCCAGCAGGCTCCTTCACCTTAGCCTCCTCCGGCGGCTCATCAACAAACTGCGGCGGCGCGACCTCATCCTGCAAAAAGCCAGGCATCGCACTCTCCCCCATCGAGCTCTCAAACATCGTCTCCTCCCCTAATGCTTCCAATTCCGCATCCAAATCCGCCTCATCCACATCCTCAGGCACATCATACGCCCTCGAGAGACTCTCCTGAATCTCATTCCCCACATCCATCAAGTCCGCCATCTCATCCTGCAACCGTTCAATCTGATCAATATCCACCTTACCATACTGCTTCTTTAGCGTCTTAGTCGTCGTCTTCATTGCATCCACCGTCGTCATCGTATTCTTCAAATTATCCTGCATCATCCCCGCCTGCTCCATATTCCAGGACTGCTGCGAGAGTTGGTCGCGCTGCGCTTCGTATTGTTTGCGGCGTTGGAGAACTTTGAGGGCTTTTTGGCGGAGAGCATTTTTGCCTGGGCCGTCGCGCATCTTGGAGATTTTGGCTTGGTAGGTTGAGAGTTCGGAGTTTAGGGCGGCGAGTTTTACATCGAGGCTGGAGATGCGGTTGTCTACCTGTTTACCTCGTTTAACGGACTTGTCAGATCATAGAAGAGGGAAAAAGAGGAGCGCGTACGTTTGAAATGGCACCTTCAAGCGTCGGCTTTGGTGTCGTGTTCTTTGTTCCGAATAATCGATTCATTTTGGATTGCGTTGCTAAGTGACTGTTGATGGAAGAAGGTAAGTGATGTAAATGATGGGGCACGCTTAGGCGGTCGGGCCGCGGATAATTAGCCCAAGATTCCGATGTGGCCCAAAATGCCAAGAATAAATTATTATTACCATTTTCATTCAAATTTCTAGAATACCCCATAGATTCCATGTCAAATGCCTTCAAGATGTAAATTAAACCATTGGGATAATTCAGCCACGCGTTGCCTCTATGGGAGCCATGCGAACAACTTTAAGCGTCGGGAATCAGGGATGGCCTACGCAGCCAAACATGAGCTAAGGCCCTGGAGAGTCGGACGACGCCAGGACTCGCTATCCCAGTCAAGGAATCAAAATCATTCAATCTAGTCATATGTGGGGCCACGAGCTACCTCGATGGGTTCATATCTTTCGATTTTATGGACATCTGCATAGCGCTCCGGGAGCAGGGTGTTGGGGGGCGAGGGGCAATTCCTGTCATGCTTTCCACTCGAAAGCCATTTCATGTGGCTCAAGAATGTGCATAAGCCGCCAATAGATACAATCAAGTTCGGAAAATTTGGCCCAAACAAGGACAAATATGTGTACAGCTATTCACGCCGCGCCTTCATCACAGGAGGCACTGGTTCAAGCAAATAAGGCCAGAGATGTTGCTCAAGTATTGGATATCACAAAAGAAGCAAGAAGCCAGAGACTACGGTGTGACAATTGGCAGGCATAGCTTCCACTAGAAAATC from Aspergillus chevalieri M1 DNA, chromosome 1, nearly complete sequence includes the following:
- a CDS encoding NRAMP family metal ion transporter (COG:P;~EggNog:ENOG410PIE8;~InterPro:IPR001046;~PFAM:PF01566;~TransMembrane:9 (i160-179o199-220i232-256o268-290i384-409o429-454i475-493o505-524i554-578o);~go_component: GO:0016020 - membrane [Evidence IEA];~go_function: GO:0046873 - metal ion transmembrane transporter activity [Evidence IEA];~go_process: GO:0030001 - metal ion transport [Evidence IEA]); translated protein: MNCPSRTDETLEHPDWNQNPSPLNPDITTRNDFNGFANSKVHRKHASGVGVNPGEGTMVIESQQIQQRSKTDPEKEKTTGEVVTAASGTCEQQPETDSGPPRRSFYKKISNFSISSCFQDVIRSIVKFSRFVGPGFLVAVAYIDPGNYSTDVAAGAQYQYALLFIVLVANLFAVYLQSLCVKLGTVTGLNLAENCKEHLPKWMVIILYIFSEAAIVATDIAEVIGSAIALNLLLNIPLVAGCAITLADVLFLLIFYRPNGAMWGLRLFELFVMALVLGVVVCFCIQLALIKDQSVGHVLRGYVPSSAVVQSQGLYQSCGILGATVMPHSLFLGSGVVQARLKDFDVTQGYVDASVPLGSNGGEVEYRPSFAAIRSCMKYSIIELTLSLFTFALFVNSAILIVAGAALYGKPGADEADLWGIHDLLSDSIAPAAGLIFALALLLSGISAGIVCTMAGQMVSEGMLNWSIRPWLRRVITRSISIVPSIIIAAAVGKKGLDKTLNASQVVLSVILPFVTAPLIYFTCRNRYMTVPTDRTVHGEGHPQPEGVGMRNNILMCILGVIIWLIIAVMNVALLVLIGMGKAS
- a CDS encoding putative SNF7 family protein (Cta1) (BUSCO:EOG09264OXC;~COG:U;~EggNog:ENOG410PKYZ;~InterPro:IPR005024;~PFAM:PF03357;~go_process: GO:0007034 - vacuolar transport [Evidence IEA]), whose amino-acid sequence is MNRLFGTKNTTPKPTLEGAISNVDNRISSLDVKLAALNSELSTYQAKISKMRDGPGKNALRQKALKVLQRRKQYEAQRDQLSQQSWNMEQAGMMQDNLKNTMTTVDAMKTTTKTLKKQYGKVDIDQIERLQDEMADLMDVGNEIQESLSRAYDVPEDVDEADLDAELEALGEETMFESSMGESAMPGFLQDEVAPPQFVDEPPEEAKVKEPAGGAA